The Candidatus Desulfovibrio trichonymphae region CCGAAATCCACCACAACAAAAGACAGCGCGTCAGGGCAAAGTCTGCGCGCGGCATACGCGCCCACCAATCTGTCCGCCCCGACCTCCGCAGGCCGCTTGTAGCGGTTTTCCAGAGGAACAGGCATATCTTTCAGCACACTGTACAAGGGACATTTTACATATCGGGCTACCGCCTCGCACAACAGCGGGTCAAAACCCGGCACGACAGACGACGCCACGCAGGCCTGAATTCCGGAAGCGGCCACCTCAGCGTGACACAGCACAGAGAGGAGCGTCAGGCCCAGACTGTCAGCCGTCTGCCCTGTGTCGGTACGCAGACTGTACGATGTCAGCACACGGCTTTTGTCGGCAAGGCCAACCTTGATGGATGTATTGCCTATGTCAAGAAGCAAAAGTTCCGGCCGCATGCCAACCCGCGTCTGTCTAAATACCTTGCCTAAAGGCAGAGTATGCCGTATTGCCGCGCGTCAGGCAAGCTCGAACTCGTTTATCAGAGACCTCGCGTCAGCAGTGTTCTGCTGTCTGGACAATGCGTTGGCATACAGCGCAAGAAAACAGACAGAAGACTGAAGCCGCCGCGCAGCAGCGTAGGCACAGAGCGGGTTCGTCATCGGCCTGCCCCATCTGCCCTTGGGGAACAACACTGACGACCTTGTAGAAACTTTTTCAATCTCTGCAGTAACAACAGGCTGGACACTAACCCTCCCAAAAAAAAGCAGCAATCAGAAATAGAGTTTCCCATACCGGGCAAGCGGGAGTTTTCACATGAAAAGGCACGATTTGCAGACAGCCGGATTCTGGCGATATTGAACTGAGAGCGGGACGCCAACGCCGGAATTGTGCCGTCAACATGGTATGCGCAACGCCTCTTTTTATAAGAGGCGCTCGAAATACGGAG contains the following coding sequences:
- a CDS encoding type III pantothenate kinase: MRPELLLLDIGNTSIKVGLADKSRVLTSYSLRTDTGQTADSLGLTLLSVLCHAEVAASGIQACVASSVVPGFDPLLCEAVARYVKCPLYSVLKDMPVPLENRYKRPAEVGADRLVGAYAARRLCPDALSFVVVDFGTAVTFDCVCGYEYLGGLIFPGPLTAMSALARETSRLPRVNLDISAKEPAPGRDTETSIRHGLVFGFVCMVEGLTRRLVQQLQEPCLVLGTGGFVAAIARLSPVFDQVLPDLVLEGLRRLYYESSSVLPKR